The Spirochaetota bacterium sequence GGAATAAGAATAATAAAAATTTGGATTTTATTTATTAACAGAACATTTAAAGAAAGTATTTTCAAAATTGTTGAGGATATTAATTTTAGAAATGAAAAAAAATTTTTATTAAAATATGAATTTATTCATTTTAATAATGAATATGAACTTGCAAAAGATTATTATTCATTAGCTAGAGAGGGTGATAAAAATAACATCGATATATTAATTGTTGAAGGGTTAGATAAAAATGGATTTAAATTTTCATTGATGAATAGATTATCAAAATCATCTGACATTATGATTTAATTAAGAATATAGAAATATTAAATTATTTTTAATAAAAAATATTTAATTAGTTTATTATATGAAGATATTTAAAAAAGACAATTTAGAAAGTTATTTAGAAGTTTATGGTTCAAGATTTATTTGTAATATTAAAAATATTAAAAGCAAGGAAGAATTTTTTCAGTTTTATGATGAAATAAAGAAAAAGTATCCAAAGGCTACTCATTATGTGCCTGTATATAGAATCTTGGAAAAGGGTAATATTATTTATTATTTTTCGGATGATAAAGAGCCTAAGAAAACTGCTGGTTTTCCTATATTTAATATAATAGAAAAAAATGATATTATTAATATAGGAGTTTGTGTAGTAAGATATTTTGGAGGAATAAAACTTGGAACAGGAGGACTCCAAAAAGCTTATTCAAAGGTATTTTTAGATATTTTAAATAGAGAAGAGTTAATAGATTATAAAAAAATTTTGAATATTATATTAGAAGTTTCTGTCTCTAATTATGATAAAATTATTGATCATCTAAATAAAGATTTCCTTAAAGTAAAAGATAGGATTTTTGAGAGTAATAATTCAAATTTTATATTAAAAATTGAGATTGAAGAAGATAAAAAAGATATTATCTTAAATTTGTCTAAGAAATTTAATTTAGTTTATAAAATAACAGATTGAACTTTTTTTATAATAATTTTAATTTGAAGGAGAAGCTATTATGCAAAATATTACAAATACTTCTTTATTTGGAAATAATAGTTTATCTGGGTTTAGAAGAACTCATGCCTTAATTGATCTTAATGCTATAAAACATAATATTATTGGAATTAAAGAAAAAGTAGGTAACAGAATGATTTGTCCAGCAGTTAAAGCTGATGGTTATGGCCATGGAGCAGTTGAAATTTCAAGATTTCTTGAAAGAGAGAATCTTGCAGATTATTTTGGAGTTGCAACAGTTTTGGAAGGAATAGAACTTAGAGATGCTGGAATTAAAAAGCCAATTTTATTACTCGGTTTGATTATGCCTGACGAAGTTTACGATGCTGTTAAATATAATCTAACTATTACTGTTGCTTATAAACAAAAGCTTGAGGAAATTTTGCATGCTTGTCATATACTGAAAAAAAAGGCAAAAATTCACATAAAAGTTGATACAGGTATGGGTAGAATAGGTTGTAAACCTGAAGAAGTTTTAGAAATAGCATCCACTATTAAAAACTATCCTGATTTGTTAATATTAGAAGGACTTTTTACACATTTCCCAGAATCTGATTCAAAAAATAAGGAATTTTCATATTATCAAATAAAACTTTTTAATGAAATAATTGAAAACTTAAAAAAGAACAATATAGAAATTCCAATAAAACACATGGCAAATTCAGGAGCTATTTTAGATTTACCAGAGAGTTATTTTGATATGGTAAGACCAGGGGTTATGACTTATGGTTACTACCCATCAGATGAAACAACAGAATCTATTAAAATAAAACCT is a genomic window containing:
- a CDS encoding YigZ family protein, which translates into the protein MKIFKKDNLESYLEVYGSRFICNIKNIKSKEEFFQFYDEIKKKYPKATHYVPVYRILEKGNIIYYFSDDKEPKKTAGFPIFNIIEKNDIINIGVCVVRYFGGIKLGTGGLQKAYSKVFLDILNREELIDYKKILNIILEVSVSNYDKIIDHLNKDFLKVKDRIFESNNSNFILKIEIEEDKKDIILNLSKKFNLVYKITD
- the alr gene encoding alanine racemase encodes the protein MQNITNTSLFGNNSLSGFRRTHALIDLNAIKHNIIGIKEKVGNRMICPAVKADGYGHGAVEISRFLERENLADYFGVATVLEGIELRDAGIKKPILLLGLIMPDEVYDAVKYNLTITVAYKQKLEEILHACHILKKKAKIHIKVDTGMGRIGCKPEEVLEIASTIKNYPDLLILEGLFTHFPESDSKNKEFSYYQIKLFNEIIENLKKNNIEIPIKHMANSGAILDLPESYFDMVRPGVMTYGYYPSDETTESIKIKPSMSLKSQIIFIKRVKKGTTISYGRTYTVSKDSFIATVPAGYADGINRLLSNNHSVIINEKKYPIAGRVCMDQFCVDLGDDFYGIGTDVFIFDTKHFTASDMARKLKTIPYEVTCWVSKRVKRYYLL